From the genome of Turicibacter faecis, one region includes:
- the pheS gene encoding phenylalanine--tRNA ligase subunit alpha — MLDRLKELQVQALAEVGQTTDLKELNNLRVKYLGKKGPIQEVMKNMKDMAPEERKSAGQVSNEVKTAISQAIESKKVELEEVAIAMQLASETIDVTLPGRRTRIGVVHPLQAVTNEVESLFISMGYTVEEGPEVEWDHYNFELLNLPKGHPARDMQDSFYITEESLLRTHTSPVQARVLEAAKGKGPVKIICPGKVYRRDDDDATHSHQFTQIEGLVIDTDITMADLKGTLLELARKMFGEDREIRLRPSFFPFTEPSVEVDVTCSKCSGHGCNICKGTGWIEILGAGMVHPNVLEMSGFDSKKYQGFAFGIGAERIAMLKYGIEDIRNFYINDLRFINQFK; from the coding sequence ATGCTAGATCGATTAAAAGAATTGCAAGTTCAAGCTTTAGCGGAAGTTGGACAAACAACTGATTTAAAAGAATTAAATAATCTTCGCGTCAAGTATTTAGGGAAAAAGGGACCCATTCAAGAAGTCATGAAAAATATGAAAGACATGGCCCCAGAAGAGCGCAAAAGTGCTGGTCAGGTTTCAAATGAAGTTAAAACGGCTATTTCGCAAGCGATTGAAAGTAAAAAAGTAGAACTTGAAGAGGTAGCAATTGCGATGCAATTGGCGAGTGAAACAATTGATGTGACACTTCCAGGTCGTCGAACACGTATCGGAGTTGTTCATCCATTACAAGCTGTGACAAATGAGGTTGAATCTTTATTTATTTCAATGGGGTATACTGTTGAAGAAGGTCCAGAAGTTGAGTGGGATCATTACAACTTTGAATTACTTAACTTACCTAAAGGGCATCCAGCACGTGACATGCAAGATTCATTTTATATTACAGAGGAGTCGTTATTACGTACGCATACTTCTCCTGTTCAAGCACGTGTATTAGAAGCGGCAAAAGGAAAAGGACCTGTTAAAATTATCTGTCCTGGGAAAGTCTATCGACGTGATGATGATGATGCGACGCATTCACACCAATTTACACAAATCGAGGGATTAGTGATTGATACAGATATTACAATGGCGGACTTAAAGGGGACTTTATTAGAATTAGCGCGCAAGATGTTTGGTGAGGATCGCGAAATTCGTTTACGCCCATCATTCTTCCCATTCACGGAACCATCGGTTGAGGTGGATGTTACATGTTCTAAGTGTTCGGGTCATGGATGTAATATTTGTAAGGGAACAGGATGGATTGAAATCTTAGGTGCTGGAATGGTGCATCCAAATGTGTTAGAAATGTCAGGATTTGATTCTAAGAAATATCAAGGATTTGCCTTCGGAATTGGGGCAGAACGTATTGCGATGTTAAAGTATGGCATTGAAGATATTCGAAATTTCTATATTAATGATTTAAGATTTATCAATCAATTTAAATAA
- the pheT gene encoding phenylalanine--tRNA ligase subunit beta yields the protein MLVSVNWLSQYVDLSDINPKELAEKITRTGIEVESVNVLSTATNVVIGYVEERVQHPNADKLSVCQVNVGGEDGVVQIVCGAKNIAAGQKIIVAKPGAVLPGNFKIKKSKLRGEASNGMCCSLKELGIEQKLVPHAYADGIFVCADDAPIGMDALEYLKFHDTIIELGLTPNRMDCLSMYGVAYEVAAILSRDVHFDAVNVQEVKESAAELIKVSSMTNKAPRYLARVVKNVEIKESPQWLQARLIAAGMRPKNNVVDVTNYVMLEMGQPLHAFDYDTISSKEIVVREAVSGETMTTLDGTDRELVAGDLVITDGVKPIAIAGVMGGLETEVTDQTTNVLLESALFDRLSVRQTSTRLGLRSESSARFEKGIDPNRTELALNRAAELLAQLANGEVCQGIVACDEWVMTPVVIEITADKINSVLGTTMTTDEVATIWERLGFAYTVDQEVFKVNVPSRRLDITIVEDLIEEAGRIYGYDNIPMTLPATDMKGGYSPLQLLRHQAHQTLMACGLTQVITYSLTGAKKAEQCLSLPKTKKELVKLAMPMSEERAYLRQSTIPQLLEVVAYNNARTIENVAIYEIGKVYAKENDRYLEETKISGAMTGHLETNKWQSKVEKVDFYMVKGYVDTLLEEMGHLNVTYVPVVPEEYKDFHPGRSAMVYVNEVLVGVVGQIHPELQRTLDLNETYVFELSLDLLFTLDSSRQSYKPVPKHPGMTRDIALVVNRDVLAGDLVQTIKRAANKLLQNVEVFDVYEGKGVEDGKKSVAISLYYLDNEKTLTDEDLQPVHQKVLNALTDEHSAVLRG from the coding sequence ATGTTAGTTTCAGTGAATTGGTTAAGCCAGTACGTTGATTTAAGCGATATAAATCCAAAAGAGTTAGCAGAGAAGATTACGCGTACAGGAATAGAGGTTGAATCGGTGAACGTTCTATCAACCGCTACAAATGTGGTGATTGGTTATGTGGAGGAACGTGTGCAACATCCAAATGCGGATAAATTATCGGTTTGTCAAGTCAATGTTGGTGGAGAAGACGGAGTTGTACAAATCGTGTGTGGTGCGAAAAATATCGCAGCTGGACAAAAAATTATTGTCGCTAAACCGGGTGCAGTTTTACCTGGAAATTTCAAAATTAAAAAATCAAAATTACGCGGTGAGGCTTCAAACGGAATGTGTTGTTCATTAAAGGAGTTAGGAATTGAACAAAAGTTAGTTCCACATGCTTATGCGGATGGAATTTTCGTTTGCGCAGATGATGCTCCAATCGGAATGGACGCCTTAGAGTACTTAAAATTCCATGATACGATTATTGAACTAGGACTAACACCTAACCGTATGGATTGCTTATCGATGTATGGGGTGGCTTACGAAGTTGCAGCTATCTTATCACGTGACGTTCATTTTGATGCGGTGAATGTGCAGGAGGTAAAAGAATCGGCAGCTGAATTAATTAAAGTGAGCTCGATGACAAACAAAGCGCCTCGCTATCTAGCTCGCGTCGTAAAAAATGTTGAGATCAAGGAATCTCCACAATGGTTACAGGCCCGCTTAATTGCAGCAGGAATGCGTCCTAAAAATAATGTTGTCGATGTCACAAACTATGTGATGTTAGAGATGGGGCAGCCTTTACACGCTTTTGACTATGATACAATTTCTTCAAAAGAGATTGTGGTAAGAGAGGCCGTATCAGGGGAAACAATGACTACTTTAGATGGGACAGATCGTGAGTTAGTTGCGGGCGACCTCGTGATTACGGATGGAGTTAAACCGATTGCGATTGCAGGAGTGATGGGAGGACTTGAGACAGAAGTAACGGATCAGACAACTAATGTCTTATTAGAGTCTGCTTTATTTGATCGTTTATCTGTTCGCCAAACATCAACACGCCTAGGATTACGTTCAGAATCATCAGCACGCTTTGAAAAAGGAATTGATCCAAATCGTACAGAATTAGCGCTTAATCGTGCTGCTGAATTGTTGGCACAATTGGCGAACGGGGAAGTTTGTCAAGGAATTGTAGCATGTGATGAGTGGGTAATGACGCCAGTTGTCATTGAAATTACAGCTGATAAAATTAACTCTGTTTTAGGAACAACGATGACAACAGATGAAGTGGCCACTATTTGGGAAAGATTAGGTTTTGCTTATACGGTAGATCAAGAGGTGTTTAAAGTTAATGTTCCTTCTCGTCGATTAGATATTACTATTGTTGAGGATTTAATTGAGGAGGCAGGACGTATTTACGGATATGATAATATTCCAATGACGCTTCCGGCGACGGATATGAAGGGCGGATATAGTCCACTTCAATTACTTCGTCATCAAGCGCATCAAACGTTAATGGCATGTGGTCTTACTCAAGTGATTACTTACTCTTTAACAGGAGCTAAGAAGGCGGAACAATGTTTATCATTGCCAAAAACTAAGAAGGAGCTTGTGAAATTGGCGATGCCAATGAGCGAAGAACGCGCTTATTTACGTCAATCGACAATTCCTCAATTGTTAGAAGTTGTTGCCTATAATAATGCACGTACGATTGAGAACGTTGCAATTTATGAAATTGGGAAGGTCTATGCTAAAGAAAATGATCGCTATTTAGAGGAAACAAAGATTTCGGGAGCAATGACGGGTCATTTAGAAACAAATAAGTGGCAATCAAAAGTTGAAAAAGTTGATTTTTATATGGTGAAAGGGTATGTGGATACACTTTTAGAAGAGATGGGTCATTTAAATGTGACTTATGTGCCTGTTGTACCTGAAGAGTATAAAGATTTTCATCCAGGACGTTCGGCAATGGTATACGTTAATGAGGTATTAGTCGGAGTTGTTGGACAAATTCATCCAGAATTACAACGTACGCTTGATTTAAATGAGACGTATGTCTTTGAATTATCATTAGATCTTTTATTTACATTAGATTCATCAAGACAATCGTATAAACCAGTGCCTAAGCATCCGGGAATGACACGCGATATTGCTTTAGTTGTGAACCGAGATGTTTTAGCGGGAGATTTAGTGCAAACGATAAAAAGAGCGGCTAATAAGCTTTTACAAAATGTAGAAGTCTTCGATGTTTACGAAGGTAAAGGTGTTGAAGATGGTAAGAAATCAGTTGCTATTTCATTGTATTATTTAGATAATGAGAAGACTTTAACTGATGAGGACTTACAACCTGTTCATCAAAAAGTATTAAATGCTTTAACAGATGAACATTCAGCTGTTTTACGCGGTTAG
- a CDS encoding bifunctional 3-deoxy-7-phosphoheptulonate synthase/chorismate mutase, with amino-acid sequence MTSENLTQLRNRIDEINDQLLDLLNERTALVEAIGREKDKQGLKKYDPIREQQIIEKLREKNQGPLTDEMLIHVFKEIFKVSVKLQEEKSHKKGLLVSRKNKLEDTVIDVQGDMIGDGEPTFVFGPCSVESKEQMERVAKNLSEKGLKYIRGGAFKPRTSPYDFQGLGIEGLKMMSEAAKKYGLRVVSEIMDAGDLEAALPYVDVIQIGARNMQNFSLLKALGHINKPVLLKRGLSATIEEFVNAAEYIAMHGNPNVMLCERGIRTYEKATRNTLDISAVPILKRETHLPVFVDITHSTGRKDILLPIAKAALAVGADGIMAEVHPNPMLALSDANQQMSLEEFDLFYKKLRN; translated from the coding sequence ATGACAAGTGAAAATTTAACACAATTAAGAAATCGAATTGATGAAATTAACGATCAATTGTTAGATTTATTAAATGAGCGAACAGCTTTAGTAGAGGCAATTGGTCGTGAAAAGGACAAGCAAGGATTAAAAAAATATGATCCGATTCGTGAACAGCAAATTATAGAAAAGTTAAGAGAAAAAAATCAGGGACCCTTAACAGATGAGATGCTGATTCACGTATTCAAAGAAATTTTTAAAGTAAGTGTCAAACTTCAAGAAGAGAAAAGTCATAAAAAGGGATTACTCGTTTCGCGTAAAAATAAATTAGAAGATACTGTCATCGATGTTCAAGGGGATATGATTGGTGATGGTGAACCGACCTTTGTTTTCGGTCCATGTAGCGTAGAATCAAAGGAACAAATGGAGCGTGTTGCAAAAAATCTATCTGAAAAAGGATTAAAGTATATTAGAGGTGGGGCATTTAAGCCACGTACATCTCCTTATGATTTCCAAGGGCTTGGTATTGAAGGGTTAAAGATGATGTCGGAAGCAGCTAAAAAATATGGTTTACGTGTGGTGAGTGAAATCATGGATGCAGGTGATTTAGAGGCCGCCTTACCATACGTTGATGTCATCCAAATTGGGGCACGTAATATGCAGAACTTTTCCCTGCTAAAAGCATTAGGGCATATTAACAAACCGGTTTTATTAAAGCGCGGATTAAGTGCAACCATTGAAGAGTTTGTCAATGCTGCGGAATATATTGCGATGCATGGAAATCCAAATGTGATGTTATGCGAACGTGGAATTCGTACATATGAAAAGGCAACACGTAATACATTAGATATTTCAGCAGTGCCTATTTTAAAACGTGAAACGCATTTACCTGTTTTTGTTGATATTACCCACTCAACAGGACGTAAGGATATTTTATTACCGATTGCAAAGGCGGCTTTAGCGGTTGGAGCTGATGGAATTATGGCTGAGGTACATCCAAACCCAATGTTGGCGTTATCGGATGCTAATCAGCAAATGAGTTTAGAAGAATTTGATTTATTTTACAAAAAACTACGCAACTAG
- a CDS encoding substrate-binding domain-containing protein, with product MSKVTIYDVARVADVSLATVSRVLNNPEKVKPKTRERVLTAIKELGYRPNAIARGLASRRSTNVGLIVPTCSRASASEMIDGVADIADKYRYSVFLNVTHNENDIANNAWQNMIASQVDGVLMMADKLTDDEVERLATDTVPTVLLSVKDLEGRLPAVLIDYELAAYEATKKLIENGNKDIAFITSSSHHAMNDLKEQGYRRALEEAGLEPRVLGLYTKFESSLNAFKEFFDNNKAPEAALAVRDSVAVMFMNAAIDHGINVPQDLEIIGFQNTKYAIMSRPQLSTINIPTYDIGAVAMRLLTKLMKEEEITETQITLPHSFVWRQTTR from the coding sequence ATGTCTAAAGTAACCATTTATGACGTGGCACGTGTTGCAGATGTTTCATTAGCGACCGTTTCACGCGTGTTAAATAACCCTGAAAAGGTAAAACCAAAAACACGTGAGCGTGTTTTAACAGCAATTAAGGAGTTGGGATATCGTCCTAATGCGATTGCACGAGGATTAGCGAGTCGCCGTTCAACTAATGTTGGACTGATTGTCCCAACATGTTCACGTGCATCAGCATCGGAAATGATCGATGGGGTAGCTGATATTGCGGATAAATATCGCTATTCTGTGTTCTTAAATGTCACACATAATGAAAATGATATTGCGAATAATGCGTGGCAAAATATGATTGCTTCTCAGGTTGATGGTGTTTTAATGATGGCCGATAAATTAACAGATGATGAGGTTGAGCGATTAGCTACGGACACGGTTCCAACTGTATTATTATCAGTTAAAGATTTAGAAGGTCGTTTACCCGCTGTTTTAATTGATTATGAATTAGCTGCTTATGAAGCAACTAAAAAGTTAATTGAAAACGGAAATAAAGATATCGCGTTTATTACTTCAAGTTCACACCATGCGATGAACGATTTAAAAGAACAAGGGTATCGTCGAGCATTAGAGGAAGCGGGATTAGAACCTCGTGTCTTAGGTTTATATACTAAATTTGAAAGTTCATTAAATGCGTTTAAAGAGTTTTTTGATAATAATAAAGCGCCAGAAGCAGCTTTAGCGGTTCGTGATTCGGTAGCTGTCATGTTTATGAATGCGGCCATTGATCATGGAATTAATGTTCCTCAAGATTTAGAAATTATCGGATTCCAAAATACAAAATATGCGATTATGTCACGCCCACAATTAAGTACAATTAACATTCCGACTTATGATATTGGGGCTGTTGCCATGCGCTTATTAACTAAATTGATGAAAGAGGAAGAAATTACGGAAACTCAAATTACGTTACCTCACTCATTTGTTTGGCGTCAAACGACTCGATAA
- the tyrS gene encoding tyrosine--tRNA ligase yields MKNEFLKELQWRGLINDCTDLEALDALMEEGNIKLYCGFDPTADSLHIGSLLPILTLKRFQRAGHKPLPLVGGATGLIGDPTGRSAERQENSHETVIKWSESIKRQLSQFLEFGDQSNAAELVNNYDWTSNLSMIEFLRDFGKYFNINYILAKDTVCSRLDHGMTFTEFSYTILQGMDFKHLYETKKCVLQIGGSDQWGNITSGLELIRKTMGHEAKAVGLTMPLVTKSDGTKFGKTAGGAIWLDRTKTTPYEMYQFLINTADEDAIKFLKYFTFLSQEEINAIEEAFTAAPHERLAQKALAKEVVTLVHGYEAYEQALKITQALFSGNLSDLSAEEIEVGFKDVPSVELAEDLNLVDALVFAKAASSKRESREFINNNSISINGEKVKDLDYVVSKEQAIGGKFTVIRRGKKKYFLIKHV; encoded by the coding sequence ATGAAGAATGAATTTTTAAAAGAATTACAGTGGCGTGGTTTAATTAACGACTGTACAGATTTAGAAGCATTAGATGCATTAATGGAAGAAGGAAATATTAAACTTTATTGTGGATTTGACCCAACGGCAGATAGTTTACATATTGGATCATTACTTCCTATTTTAACGTTAAAGAGATTTCAACGAGCAGGGCATAAGCCACTTCCACTTGTAGGAGGGGCTACAGGATTAATTGGAGACCCAACAGGACGTTCAGCAGAACGCCAAGAAAATAGCCATGAGACGGTTATTAAATGGTCAGAAAGTATTAAACGTCAGTTGTCGCAGTTTCTTGAGTTTGGTGATCAATCAAACGCGGCTGAGTTAGTAAATAACTATGATTGGACATCAAATTTAAGTATGATTGAATTTTTACGTGACTTCGGAAAATACTTTAATATTAATTATATTTTGGCGAAAGATACGGTATGCTCTCGTTTAGATCACGGAATGACATTTACCGAGTTTTCATACACAATTTTACAAGGGATGGATTTTAAACACTTATACGAGACTAAAAAATGTGTTCTTCAAATTGGTGGATCAGATCAATGGGGGAATATTACATCAGGGTTAGAATTAATCCGTAAAACGATGGGCCATGAGGCGAAAGCAGTTGGGTTAACGATGCCATTAGTGACAAAGTCTGATGGAACAAAATTCGGAAAAACTGCTGGTGGAGCGATTTGGCTAGATCGTACGAAAACAACTCCTTATGAAATGTATCAGTTTTTAATTAATACGGCGGATGAAGATGCGATTAAATTCTTAAAATATTTTACTTTCTTATCACAGGAAGAAATTAATGCGATTGAAGAAGCATTTACAGCGGCACCACATGAACGTTTAGCACAAAAGGCATTAGCGAAAGAAGTGGTGACACTTGTTCACGGGTACGAGGCTTATGAGCAAGCTTTAAAAATTACTCAAGCATTATTTAGCGGGAATTTATCAGATCTATCAGCTGAAGAGATTGAAGTTGGGTTTAAAGATGTGCCTTCAGTTGAATTAGCAGAAGATTTAAACTTAGTTGATGCCCTTGTTTTTGCGAAAGCAGCAAGCTCAAAACGTGAATCACGTGAGTTCATTAATAATAACTCAATTTCTATTAACGGTGAAAAGGTGAAGGACTTAGACTATGTAGTTTCTAAAGAACAAGCCATTGGTGGTAAATTTACAGTTATTCGTCGTGGAAAGAAAAAATATTTCTTAATTAAACATGTTTAA